CTATCCACATCCCAGGAGCAATACCTACTTCATTATCCAGTATTTCAGCTCCCTCAAGGAAAAAAGCCTGTCTTACATTGATTTCAGGCATTTCAATTCCTTTTTTCTTAAATCTTTCTTTTATCTTATGAAGGATTTCTTCTGAAAATATTAATTTTTTAGCAAGAGCTTTTGAGAAAGCACTTTTTGTAATGTCATCTTCAGTTGGTCCAAGTCCTCCTGTGGTTATTAATATCGGAACTCTCGATGTCGCTATTTTTATTGAATTTATAATATCGTCTTCATTATCTCCAACCGTGGTTTTAAATCCGACGATAATTCCATTTTCTTCGAGCTTCCTTGTTAAATACATTGAATTAGTTTCTGTAAAATAAAACGAAAGAAGTTCTGATCCGATTGTAATTATTTCAGCTCTCATTTGAAAATTGTAATTAATATTCGAAGGAAAATGTTTGCCCAGATTCCAGCAAATACATCATCAAGGACTATGCCCCATCCGCCATTTAGCCTTTGGAGATATCTTGCTGGAAAAGGTTTTGCGATATCAAAGAATCTGAAAAGTATAAAGCCAAGCAGTACATTCTTCTGAGTTGCAGGTATCATAAAAAGAGATACAATCTGACCTATTACTTCATCAATGACAATCGGCTTTGCGTCCTTTTTGAGAAAATATTTTTCAGATGCGGTGGAAGTAGGAATTCCTGTCACGGTAAGAAAAAGAATTAATATCAGAATTAGAATATTAGGTTGATTTCTTAAAAAGAAATAATATAAAGCTGCAGAAATAAAACTTGCTGTTGTTCCTGGGATGAGAGGAAAGTAACCAACTCCAAAAAATGTGGAAACCAATCTGCTTAGATTATTCACCTATGATTTTCCCGAAAAGGTCATGGTATCCAATTTTCTCGACTTTTGCTGTTAAGAAGTCTTTTTTTATAAACCTGTTTTTCCTTGCATAAAAATAACCATCTACTTCAGGAGCCTGAACTTTGGTTCTTCCTATAAAATAATTGGGGTTTTCATCGGAGGTGCCCTCGATTAGAATTTTCATTTCTTTTCCGAGCAGCGTTGCGTTTTTCTCAAGGGATATTTCTTTCTGGAGTCTAAGAAGAATGTTTTTTCTCCTCATTTTTTCTTCTTTTGGGATTGGGTCTCCTAAATGTTCAGCTTTTGTTCCGTTTTCTTTTGAATAAGTGAAAACCCCAAGCCGATCAAATCTTGCTTCTTTGATGAAATCAATCAAATTCGAAAATTCATTTTCTCCTTCCCCAGGAAATCCCACAATGATTGATGTTCTGATAACAATGTCTGGCACTTCTTTCCTAACTTTTTCTAAAAATTTTAAAATCTTTTTCCCATCCATCCCCCTTCCCATTTTCTTTAAAATTTTTTCTTCAGAGTGCTGCACAGGTATGTCAAGATATGGACAGATTTTCTCTTCCTTCAACGTATCTAAAAGAGAATCATAAACTTCATCTGGATATCCATAGAGTATTCTAATCCATTCGATTCCTTTTACGTTCGATAATTTTTTAAGAAGTTTTAAAAGACCATGTTTCAACGCCAAATCTCTTCCGTAGGAAGTTGTATCCTGAGAAATTAGATTTATCTCTTTTATTCCTCTGTTTGCTAAAATTTCCGCTTCCCTTACAATAGAATCAATTGTTCTTGACCGAAAATCACCTTTTATCGAGGGAATCGAGCAGAATGAACAGGAATGGGAACATCCCTCTGCTATTTTAATGTATGTCCAGTTTTTTGGAGTGGAAAGTAATCGCGGAGATTTTTCTGAGTAGATGTAAGGAGTTGAAGAGAAGGGTTTTTGTTTTTTTTCCAGTATATCAACAATTCTTTCCACATCATTTACTCCGAGAAAAACGTCCACATCAGGGAATTCATATTTTAAAGAGTTTTTGTATCTTTCAGACATACACCCCGTAATAACTATTCTTTTATTTTCTTTTTTAAGAGGCAGAACCTCTAAGATGGCCTCCCTTGATTCCTTTCTCGCCTCATCGATAAACCCGCAGGTATTTATTATTATTGTGTCGGCTTCGTTTATCTTATTTGTTATTTCATAACCTTTTTTTTTGAGCGTTCCGAGCATCACCTCAGAATCCACAGTATTTTTTGCACATCCTAAAGATATGATTCCTACTTTATTCATGGATATATTCTGTAGAGAAGCCTTGGATAGGGAATTGTTTCTCTTATATGCTCAATTTTGCATATCCAGGCAACTGTTCTTTCAAGTCCAAGGCCAAACCCTGCATGGGGAACTGAGCCAAACCTTCTTAAATCTATATACCATTCATAATTTTCTCTTGGAAGGTTGAATTCTTCCATTCTCTTTAAAAGGACATTTTTGTCATGAATTCTTTGGCTACCTCCGATAATTTCGCCGTAGCCTTCGGGTGCTAACATATCCATGCAGAGGGCTAAATCAGGCCTTTCTGAGTCTGGCTCCATGTAAAATGCCTTAATCTTTGCTGGATAATGAGTGATTACAACTGGCTTTTCGAATGATTCTGAGATTATGGTCTCTTCGTCTCCACCCAGGTCATCACCCCATTTTATTCCAGAACCTTTTTTGTGGAGGATTTCTACAGCATCATCGTATCGGATTTTTGGAAAGGGTTTTTTTATAATTTCAAGTTTTTTTGTGTCTCTGTTGAGAGTTTCAAGCTCTTTTTTGTTTTTCTCTAAGACCTTTTCAACTATGTATACGATTAAGTCTTCTCCAAGGTTAATGATATATTCAAGATCAGCATAGGCAATTTCAGGCTCTGCCATCCAGAATTCCATAAGATGTCTTCGAGTTTTACTTCTTTCAGCTCTAAAAGTAGGCCCAAAGCAATAAACCTTGCCAAAAGCCATGGCATTTGCTTCATTGTAAAGCTGACCACTCTGGGTTAGAAAAGCTTTCTCATCGAAATAATTGGTTTCGAATAAAGTTGTGGTTCCTTCACAGGCTGCTGGAGTTAAGATTGGAGTGTCAAGAAGAATGAATCCATTTCCATCAAAAAAATCTTTGATGGCTTTTATTATCGTAGCCCTTATCCTCAACACGGCATGTTGTCTTGATGAACGTAACCAGAGATGTCTATGATTCATAAGAAAAGCAATACCATGTTCTTTTGGTGTTATTGGATATTCATCTGCTATCTGGATAATTTTTATGTCAGAAACTTCTAACTCATATCCTCCAGGAGCTCTTTTATCTTCTCTGGGTTTTCCTGTGACTATTAATGATGATTCCTGAGTTAAACTATCAAAAGTTTCAAATATGGGGTCATCTTTATTTTCTCTTGATACAACACATTGAATTAATCCAGTGCCATCCCTGACTAAAAGGAATCTTATTTTCCCGCTTGACCTTTTATTATAGACCCATCCCTTTATTGTTATTTCTTCAGCTAAATGTTCTCCAATATTTTCAATGTATACCCATTTTGCCATAAAGAAATTATAAATTAACTTTACTGATTAATTCAATTAAAAAAGAGTCAGTTACTAATTGATTAAGTTTATTTACGGATTAAGGTATCGCTTATTGCCTCTCTTCTTTTCTCAATATTTGCCATTATCACAGCACATGTGGCATCTCCAAGAACATTGGGCACGGTTCGGAGCATATCAAGAAATCTGTCCACTCCCAGGACCAATGCTATGCCTTCCAGAGGAACATTCACAGCTCTTAATACCATGGTCAGCATTATCATACCAACTCCAGGAACTCCAGCAGTTCCTATGGCAGCGGCTGTAGCTGTTAGAACTATGGTAAGCTGGTCCGGGAGGGTAAGTGGTATTCCGTAGACCTGGGCAATGAAGACTGCGGAAACACCCTGATAAAGGGCTGTTCCATTCATATTAATTGTAGCACCCAGGGGGAGGACAAAGCTATATATAAATCGAGGAACTCCTAACCTTTCACAATTTTCCATGGTTACAGGAAGGGTGGCACTGGAAGAACAGGTAGAGAAAGCCATAAGCATTGCATCCTTCATCCCTTTAAAAAACCTCCATGGATTCTCCTTCCCAAGTACCCATAAATTAAAGGGGAATACAATGAAGGTATGAATGAGAAGACCAGTGGCTACCACTGCGCAATATTTTAAAAGTGTCATTATTATTCCAGTTCCAAACCGACCGATAACCGCGCCTATAAGAGCTAAAACTCCATAAGGAGCAAGCTTCATTATCATATGAACAATCTTGATGATAGAATCAGAAAGCCCATCGAAGAAATCGATGAGAGGCTGGGATTTCCTCTGTTCCATGGCGCTTACAGCTATACCAAAAATGAGCGCAAGAAATATTATCTGAAGCATATTTCCTTCCATGGAAGCTTTTATGGGATTGGTAGGCACAATGTTTAAAATAAAATCTACAGGGGAAAGCTTTTTAATCTCTCCCAGATTTATCTGTTGTTCACCTGAATAATTCTTAAGAAGTTTTTCTTGCGCACTTTTTTCAAGACCATATCCTGGCTTCAGGGTGTTAACGAGGAGAAGTCCAATGCAAATGGCGACTGCAGTGGTTAAAAGATAATAAATCAGAGTTTTTACTCCTATCCTTCCCAGCTTTTTAACATCTCCAAGGCTTGCTGTTCCAACGAATATGGAGGCAAAGACAAGGGGGATAACGACCATGGTTATCAATCGAATAAAGAGTTTTCCTACAGGCTCAATAGCTATTGCTGCTCTACCCCACACAATCCCGAGGATTAATCCCAGTATAAGACCTATGAAAATCTTTTGATACAGCTCGAGTTTTTTCATATTTTACTCCTTAAAAACCCTGGCTTCTTAATCATGCTTCTTTTTCCATGAGAAATTTACACTATATTTTTATTCATTGCCAATCAGAATAATACTATATAAGATACAAAAGAGTCTAAAAAAGCAAGAAGATTGGAGAAGATAGTCAAAAATATTGAGCTCTGGATATAGCATGTTGTCTCGCCTAAGAATCTAGTATTAGATGATTCAAAACGTAATCTTTAAAAATAGATTGATTGTTGATAGAATTTAATTTAATACAAATTATAAGGTGAATTTTATGAGAGTGCTGGTTGTAGGAAGCGGAGGAAGGGAACATGCTCTTGCATGGAAAATTTCTCAGAGTCCTCTTGTGGATAAAGTTTTCTGCGCGCCTGGAAATGGAGGGACTTCTGGGGTGGCTGAGAATGTTGACATTGAGTCATCTAAGATTTTCGATTTAATAGAATTTGCTAAGAAAGAAAAAATTGACCTCACGGTAGTGGGACCTGAGCTTCCTCTTACGCAAGGAATAACAGATGAATTTCAGAAAAATGGGCTTAAAATATTTGGTCCCACACGTTCAGCTTCCCGGCTCGAGGGAAGCAAAATTTTTGCCAAAGAATTTATGAAAAAATATAACATTCCTACGGCTGACTTTGAAATTGTGTATTCTGAAGATGAGGCTGTAAAAATTATTTCTTCAGAAAGATTTAAATTCCCGTTACTTATAAAAGCTGATGGTCTGGCTGCAGGAAAAGGCTCAGTAATATGTAATGATTTTAACGGAGCTCGAAATACAATTGAGTTAATGATGAAAAATAAAATATTTGGCGAGGCTGGAGAAAAAGTTGTAATAGAAGAATTTCTATCTGGTCAGGAGGTTTCATTTATAGTGGTATCAGATGGGGAGAAAGTTATTCCCCTTGTGACTTCCCAGGATCATAAGAAAATCTTTGATGGTGATAGAGGCCCTAACACAGGAGGAATGGGAGCCATTTCTCCTTCTCCATACATAACTAAAGAAATTTATTGGGAAATAATGAGTAAAACAATAATACCAACCATCCAGTACATGAAAAAAGAGGGAAATGAATTCAGAGGTGTTTTATACGCAGGTATGATATTAACTTCCGATGGACCCAAAGTTCTTGAGTTCAATTGCAGATTTGGAGATCCTGAAAACCAGGCCATTTTAATCAGAATGGAAAGTGATTTAATGGAACTTCTGATTGGTGCGGTTGAAGGAGATATATCAAAATCGCAAGTTAAATGGAGTAAGTTTCCATCAGGTTGCGTTGTGGTTGCCTCTAAAGGATATCCGGATAAATATGAAACAGGCAAAATCATTAAAGGACTGGATAAAGCTTCATCGATTAAGGGAATTGAGGTGTTTCATGCTGGAACGAAAAAGAAAAATTCTGAGTTTCTCACATCAGGAGGAAGAGTATTAGGAGTTTCAGGATGCGATGAAAGTATGTCTTCTACCATGGAAAAAATATACAGAGCGATATCAGTTATCTATTTTGAAGGGATGTACTATAGAAAGGATATTGGAAAAGGTGTTGAACGGGAGGCTCGCCGCAATCCCGCCCCTTCAGGGGCAGGTCAAGGCGAGCAATATTAATGATAAAATACCTTGCCGTCGAAGAATCCCCGCCATTTCCTGTCCTGAACTTGATTCAGGAATGGCGGGGTTCTTTAAAAGATTGAGGAGGATACATGAGTAAAATTTTATTTCTTATCGGTTCTGATTCTGATTTTCCTCAGATTAAGGATGCGTTAGAAATTTTAGATGATTTTGGCGTTGATTATGAAATTGAGGTTACTTCAGCTCATCGGACTCCTCAGAGAACTCTTAATATCGTAAAGAAGGCAGAAGAGGAGGGCGTGCAAATTATAATTGCTGGCGCTGGTGGTTCAGCTCATTTAGCAGGTGTTGTTGCTTCTCATACTTTAATTCCTGTTATAGGAGTTCCGATGGAAAGCTCCATTTCAGGACTTGATTCATTACTTTCGACAGTTCAGATGCCGAAAGGGGTTCCTGTTGCTACGATGGGAATAGGAAAATCAGGCGCTTCAAACGCTGCCCTATTTGCAGTTGAAGTTCTTTCTCTCCAGGATGAAAACCTGAAACAAAAACTTCAAAAATACAGGGAGAATTTAGAAATTGAGGTTGAGAAAAAATCTGAAAATTTAAAGAAGTTGGTGAAAGGGAATAAATGAATAAATGAGATTTTCAGTATATAATTTTGGGTGTCGAGCTAACACATCTGAAGCATTTCAATGGGTAGAATCTTTGACGGAGAATGGATATAAGTTTGAAAAGAATTTCGAAGATTCTGACATCGTGATAATCAATTCATGCACATTAACTTCAAGAGCTGACAGAGATGTAAAAAATTTAATAAAGAAAATTAATCAAAAGGATAAAAAAGCCAGGGTGGTTTTGACAGGATGTTATCTCCAGAGAAAACCAGAGGAGTTGGAAAGACTTGGTGAAATATTTTTAAAAGTTTTAAATGAAGAAAAAGATTCAATCCCTCAAAAAATAATTGATACATTCGGAAAAAAACAAAATGGTTCAAAAGTAGTTTCTTATCGGTCAAGGGCGCTTGTTAAGATTCAGGATGGGTGTAACTTAAAATGTTCTTTTTGTATAATTCCATTGGTAAGAGGGAAAAGTAGAAGCATTCCATCTGAGGAGATCATAGAAAAAATAAAAAAATATTCTGATGAGGGATACAAAGAGATAGTGCTCACCGGAATTCACATAAATTCCTGGGGAATAGATTTCTCACCAAAAAGAAAACTTTCAGATTTGATTAGAGAAATAAATAAAATAAATTCAGTCAATTATATGAGGCTGACCTCGCTGGATCCCAGATTTTTAAATGAAGAAATGATTGAAACTTTAATTTCCTCTGAGAAAATAGCTCCCCATTTCCATCTTTCTATTCAGAGTGGCAGCGAAAAAATTTTAAAGTTGATGCGAAGGGATTCCATTGCAAAAAGATATGAAGATATTATTTATAAGTTAAAAGAAAGCCTCCCTGAAAGCTGCGTGGGTGCTGACATCATTGTCGGATTTCCAGGAGAAATAGATGAAGATTTTAGACGCACATACGAGTTTGTTAAAAATGTTCCTTTAGATTACCTTCATGTTTTTCCTTTTTCTCCGAGACCTGGCACAGAGGCTTCTAAAATGAATAATAAAGTTGATGAGAAAGTAAAAACCAGAAGAGCTTCTCTATTGAGAAAATTATCCAGGGAGAAAAAAGAAAAATTTATTAGAAATTTCATGGGCAAAGAGCTTGAGGGGGTTGTAATCAGAAATAATTTCGATAGCGGAGAAGTTCTTACTTCTAATTACATAAAGGCAAAAGTTATAAACTTAAAAAATAGAGAGAAAGAGCTAACAAAGATCAGGATTGGAAAGGTTCAGGATGGAATTGTTTGGGCAGAATCAATTTGAACGGAAGGCTCGCTGAAATCCCGTCCCTTCAGGGGCGGGGTTCTTCAATAGAATTTTTCCTTCCACTCCATTGGGTCAAGGGGAATGTTAATTTTCCTCTTTTTCATTTTATACTTGAAGTATGGCTTTGCGAGGATTTTCAACACATTCATTTTGAAGTTATAGATATAGTATCTAAGATCCCTTTCAACAAGATATTTTGCATCAGCGGGTAAGACAACGAGACTTACTTCAATATTCGGAACAATCCCTGTAGGGATATTTTTTTTAATGCATGATTTATAGAGATATCTAAATACAACATACATATCCTCATAGGATGGAGAAGGAAAATCTTCCATGTCAGCTCCAATTACAGGTCTAAAAATGCATACAGTGGGAAATGCTCCAGTATCAGTTATGTAGTCTATTGCCTTTAGAGTATCTTCTATCGGTTCAACCCCTGCGATTATTTCACCCGATGCTTTCCCTTTTCCCATTTTTTTTGAAGTGTGTTCGAGGGCATCAAAAAAGGTCTTCTGTCTGACAAGTTTGAATTTTCCTGGAAGGAATTTTTCGAAGTACTCAGGATTGTGAAATTCATAGCAATATGAGAAATGATCAGCTCCTAAATCTATGAGCCAGTCGATTTTCCATAGTTCTCTTGGTGGAATCAACTGGACACCGACTAACACTCCAACCTCTTCTTTAAGGGCTTTCACATAAGGAGCCATTACCTCAGCATCTCTTCCACTGTTATAACCCGAGTTTAAATGAACAAATGTAATCTTTGATTCTTCTTTTGCTCGAGTGGCAGTCTCCACTACATCTTCGATCTTTTTTTCAGCTACCTCATTAACTCCAACGTTCAACCCTGTTGTGCAGAATTTACAATTCATCGGAGGATCATAATACCAGAAGCCGCAGGAGTTTGAAACATAAATTCCAAGGTATGTTCCCTGCATAACTCCTATCATAGACATTAAAGTTTCAGAAGATGTTTTTTCATTGTACCACCTGGGTTCCTCTGGAATTTTAATCAAATATTTGAGATTATTCCTTTCATCTATCACAAAATAATCATCCTCTATTTTCTTGAGTAAATAAGGTGAATTTTGAGCGAAGTCTTCTTCTACAGGTATGTTCGTCCATATATCTTTGAGCTTTCCAGGAATAATAACTTCCAATCCGCTTCCAAGCCCAGCCCTTGTCCTTGCGAATAGCCTTGCATCCTTGTCCAGAGTGCAACTTTCATCAATCCTGATTCCTTTGCAGAATAAATCTAACTGAAGCTCTCCTGGATTAAGTTTTACCATTTCTTTTTCATTAAGGTTTTTATTATAGCATAAAAATTCAGAACACGTCAGAATTTTTATTTAATTTTATAAAGAGGTCAACCATCTTCTGAGCGAAGGGGATGGTTGACCTCTTTTTAGAGTTAAGGATTCAGCATAATTTTTATTCTGGTATGTCAAATGGAAACGACCTTCGGAATTTTTCTGGTCTATAAGAAGGGGAGAAACCTGACACGAGAAATTTTAGCCAAGATTTAATTTGATTTTCATCGGAGAATTCAGGTTTTACTTCCATACCGCCGTAGCTGAATCTATCGCGACTATGGGGAATAAGGCTTTTCTTGTAGAAGAAACCAACCACTTTATCTTTATGGAAAAAGAATTTAATTATTCCTCTGTTTGGTTTACCTTTCACTTGATTATCTATAGAGATTTCAAATCCTGTTGCTTTTGGATGGATTTTATATTTTTCCTCCGAATTTCTTAAAATTTTTAACAATGTTTTAAAAATTTCGCCTTTATCAGAATATTCCGTGATTTTTTCCTTTGCTTCTTCTTCATTAAAAATCATATTTTCCTTCAAGCGATTGAAAATAGAAAAAGATGTTATCAAATTCTTTTTGTCAGATCAAAAATCTTGCTTTTTAATTCAGTTTCAATCAAATGAGATATTTTTTATTTTCGTCTATTATTGTTCTACAAGTTCAACACGTCGATTCTTTGCACGACCTTCCTCCGTAACTTTTAAAAAATATCATAACTTTTCAGTCATAATCAATTAACATCCACCCTAATCTTTTTTTTTCTTAAAAATACAAAAGAAAAAGTAGGTTATATTAAAATACATTAATAAGATTATATCTTTGCCATAATATTACTGAGGGCAAATCCTTTATTTGCTTGACAATGAGAGGATTTTATTTGAAAATTAAAGATGTTTCAGAAGAATGGAAAGAATAAAGAAAACACTAAAGATCCAGATCGAAAAACTGGAGAAAGAATTAAGGGTAGACATTCCAAAAGAGCTTGAAAAAGCAGCTTCCTTAGGTGATTTGAGTGAAAATGCGGAATATCAATATTTAAAAGAGAGGCAGTTTTACTTAAGCGCGAGGATTGCTCAGCTTAAGCAGAGATTGTCAGATATTTCACTAATAAATATCGATGATATCCCGAGAGATAAAGTTGGTTACGGTTCTAAGGTATATCTTATTGAATTGGATACAAACAAAGAAGTTGTTTATAAACTCGTTTTTCCAGAGGAATCTGATGTTGGAAAGGGATTGATTTCTACCGCTTCGCCAGTTGGGAGAGCTTTAATGGGGAAAGAAATGGGGGAGGAAGTAGTGGTAACTGTTCCAAACGGAAAGAGAAGTTTTTTAATAAAGAGAATACAGACTATCCATGACTTATTGGAAGAAGAAAGAGAAGAAGTATGAACAATTTGAAGGAGAGAGTAGAGTATGGGAAAGAAGAATAAGGATATAAAAGAAGCGAAAAAAGAGGAAAAAAAGAGAGAGGTTTCAGTATCCAGAGAATATTTTGAATTAATCGTTGAAACTGCTCTGTTTGTTTTCTTTGTTATGACTTATGTTGTTCAGGCCTTTGAGATTCCAACGGGTTCGATGGAAGATACATTGCTGATAGGAGACCATCTTTTAGTAAATAAATTTGCATATTCTCCAGCTACAAATTCTTTTGAAAGAAAGTTTCTTCCATATAAACAAATAAAAAGAGGGGATATAGTAACATTTAAATATCCTGAAGACCCAACAAAGGATTTCGTGAAGAGAGTCATTGCTCTTGGTGGAGAAAAAATTCAAATTGTAAACAAGAGAGTATTCATTAATGGGAAACCACTCGATGAGCCGTATAAATTTCACAAAGATAATAGAATTTATTTCAAAAGTCAGTTCCTTCCTGAAGAAATTATAGTGAGAGATAATTTTGGACCCGTGGAAGTTCCCCAAGATTGTTTTTTTGTTATGGGAGATAACAGGGACAATAGTTCTGATAGTAGAGTTTGGGGTTTTCTTCATAGAGATTATATCAAAGGTAAACCCTGGATAATTTACTGGTCTTATAAAGCAAAGAGGGGCGAGCATTTGAAAACGGGGCTTGAAAAAATAAAGAGCATTTTTGAAACAATCATAACCTTTATCCCGAAAACTCGATGGGAAAGGTTTTTTAAAATAATAAAATAGTAATAAACGTTTTTTATAAAGATATGTTTTGGTTGAATCATTTTTCTTTAGATAATCTAAATATAGGAGATTATCCTCACTCACAGATTTTTAGATGCTCGTCGATATATCGCTCAAAAGATGGTTGACTTCTCAATTTAAATGAATGTTTGTTGGCCACCCTTCCTTCTCAAATTTTTAATATAAATATGAAAAAATAAGGAGATGAAATGCGCAAAATAATTGGAATAATAGTTATATTGCTGTTCTTGATACCAGATAAAGTCTTTTGTTTTAAAAAGGGAGTTGTTGCTTCAGATTCAGAGATTGCTTCACGGGTAGGAATTGAAATCCTGAAAAAAGGTGGAAATGCTGTGGATGCTGCAGTTGCTGTTGGGTTTGCTTTAGCTGTTACGTTTCCCCCTGCTGGAAACATTGGAGGAGGAGGGTTTATGCTTATCAGAATGGCTGATGGGAAAGTATTTTTGATAGATTACAGAGAAAAAGCTCCTAAGAAAGCTCATAGGGATATGTATCTCGATGAAAAAGGAGAGGTTATCGAAAATTTAAGCACAGAAGGATTTCTTGCTATCGGAGTACCTGGGACAGTGGCAGGCTTAACAATGGCATTAGAAAAATGTGGAACCTTAAAATTAGAAGATGTGATAAAGCCGTCAATTGAATTAGCAGAAAAGGGGTTTAAAGTTAATAAATATCTGGAAGAGTCATTGAAAAGGTCAAAGCATCTTTCTAAGAATGCAGAGAGTAAAAAAATCTTTCTTAATAACGGAAATTTTTACAAAGAAGGAGACCTTTTAATACAAAAAGATTTGGCGAAAACATTAAAAGCAATATCTAAAAAGGGCAAAACTGGATTTTACAGCGGAAAAGTTGCATCTAAGATTGAAGCTGACATGAGAAAGAACGGAGGTTTTATAACGAAAGATGATCTTTTGAGCTATGAAGCTAAGCTGAGGAACCCAATAAGATTTAAGTTTAGAAATTATGAGATAATAACACCTTCGCCACCCTCATCTGGGGCAATTCTTGTTGAAATATTGAACATTCTTGAG
Above is a genomic segment from Acidobacteriota bacterium containing:
- the ggt gene encoding gamma-glutamyltransferase, with the translated sequence MRKIIGIIVILLFLIPDKVFCFKKGVVASDSEIASRVGIEILKKGGNAVDAAVAVGFALAVTFPPAGNIGGGGFMLIRMADGKVFLIDYREKAPKKAHRDMYLDEKGEVIENLSTEGFLAIGVPGTVAGLTMALEKCGTLKLEDVIKPSIELAEKGFKVNKYLEESLKRSKHLSKNAESKKIFLNNGNFYKEGDLLIQKDLAKTLKAISKKGKTGFYSGKVASKIEADMRKNGGFITKDDLLSYEAKLRNPIRFKFRNYEIITPSPPSSGAILVEILNILENFKLNTFQHNSAEYIHIVTEAMKLAFRDRAKFMGDPDFVNIPLRRIISKEYAFKKAQEIKFLKAMDEKESDFGDPFKESEETTHFSVADQWGNVVSNTYTLNGGYGSGVTIKGTGVLMNNEMDDFCIKPNYPNIYGLIGGEENSIQPEKRMLSSMVPSIILKDDKPFLALGSPGGPTIINTVAQVILNLLDFKMTIENAVLAPRFHHQWIPNQIVLEEGKFSDIVLKELEKRGHKISFRKRLGDVQAIIFNGEEGEFYGFSDPRGPGKVAGCD
- a CDS encoding radical SAM protein produces the protein MVKLNPGELQLDLFCKGIRIDESCTLDKDARLFARTRAGLGSGLEVIIPGKLKDIWTNIPVEEDFAQNSPYLLKKIEDDYFVIDERNNLKYLIKIPEEPRWYNEKTSSETLMSMIGVMQGTYLGIYVSNSCGFWYYDPPMNCKFCTTGLNVGVNEVAEKKIEDVVETATRAKEESKITFVHLNSGYNSGRDAEVMAPYVKALKEEVGVLVGVQLIPPRELWKIDWLIDLGADHFSYCYEFHNPEYFEKFLPGKFKLVRQKTFFDALEHTSKKMGKGKASGEIIAGVEPIEDTLKAIDYITDTGAFPTVCIFRPVIGADMEDFPSPSYEDMYVVFRYLYKSCIKKNIPTGIVPNIEVSLVVLPADAKYLVERDLRYYIYNFKMNVLKILAKPYFKYKMKKRKINIPLDPMEWKEKFY
- the lepB gene encoding signal peptidase I, translated to MGKKNKDIKEAKKEEKKREVSVSREYFELIVETALFVFFVMTYVVQAFEIPTGSMEDTLLIGDHLLVNKFAYSPATNSFERKFLPYKQIKRGDIVTFKYPEDPTKDFVKRVIALGGEKIQIVNKRVFINGKPLDEPYKFHKDNRIYFKSQFLPEEIIVRDNFGPVEVPQDCFFVMGDNRDNSSDSRVWGFLHRDYIKGKPWIIYWSYKAKRGEHLKTGLEKIKSIFETIITFIPKTRWERFFKIIK
- the greA gene encoding transcription elongation factor GreA, which gives rise to MERIKKTLKIQIEKLEKELRVDIPKELEKAASLGDLSENAEYQYLKERQFYLSARIAQLKQRLSDISLINIDDIPRDKVGYGSKVYLIELDTNKEVVYKLVFPEESDVGKGLISTASPVGRALMGKEMGEEVVVTVPNGKRSFLIKRIQTIHDLLEEEREEV